The Osmerus eperlanus chromosome 15, fOsmEpe2.1, whole genome shotgun sequence genome includes a window with the following:
- the garem gene encoding GRB2-associated and regulator of MAPK protein 1 isoform X1 yields MDLGSMLFNNLKDVSWSTTSLPLDRIVSVYRLPQIVKLDSGELVEGLRDNDYLLLHSCRQWTTITAHSLEEGHYVIGPKIEIPVHYEGQFKLLEQDRDVKEPVQYFSSVEEVAKAFPERVYVMEEITFNVKMASGESNEDTEVYNIRLSTGDELTLMGQAEILYAKTSKEKSRLNTIFKKIGKLNSISKIGRGKMPCLICMNHRTNESISLPFQCKGRFSTCSPLELQMQEGEHTIRNIVEKTRLPVNVIVPNSPPRNQHDLHLIREGHRYKFVNIQTKTVVVCCVLRSNKIIPIHFPLHMSMPKLIIPEGLLQSELWLETMVHRWFTFCQEQFDIDDYSRAVRDVRIDWNEDGKSPKKSSGSGNGSSNGCPAHMHVPSSLTYSREELTQSFHRLSVCVYGNNLHGNSEVNLQGCMTLTGDWALLPTDAAPVDTADTEHLFPELWENVSQSGLLRSDVPYEELWLDHMRAQGPRHCLSDGMNSINNAPSATAVLALPASHVGSMFNPEVCVPPPPVPPKSEAVKEECRLLNAPPIPPRTSKQMSSALLVPKLQEVRSPSPTLSYYSSGLHSIGGDEAEVSELEERSSVCYPCDWVKASPNLESHTVSPGSTSRISSRLSWPNSVCGGDSEGTEEFLPIHCRSYYSYPRKRPPGTPKTCTSSLYDFDGREHTNQTAENFRSCKSYMSEFCTKSSSFNLEMYREKSVEELNSKQSLSCPVLPPRTLKSNEGSKGTDLVAMADQGTTQETVLCPFGAQHEDSTTESLFPFSAHNPLTASSEHWQPPLNLSGLSIEEVSKCLRFIGLPDDILSLFAKEKIDGSLLLQLTEEILSEDFKLSKLQVKKLMQFINGWRPKI; encoded by the exons ATGGACCTTGGATCTATGTTGTTCAACAATTTAAAAGATGTATCATGGAGCACAACTTCTTTACCACTAGATAGAATAGTCAGTGTATATAGACTGCCGCAAATTGTAAAATTGGACAGCG GTGAGTTGGTTGAAGGCCTGAGAGACAATGACTACCTCCTACTTCATTCCTGTCGACAATGGACAACCATCACCGCACACAGTTTAGAAGAGGGCCATTATGTCATAGGTCCCAAAATTGAGATCCCGGTGCATTATGAAG GTCAATTTAAGTTGCTGGAGCAAGACAGAGATGTTAAGGAGCCGGTGCAGTACTTCAGTAGTGTGGAAGAAGTTGCCAAAGCATTTCCTGAAAGGGTGTATGTCATGGAGGAAATCACATTTAATGTTAAG ATGGCTTCAGGGGAAAGCAATGAAGACACTGAGGTGTACAACATTAGATTAAGCACTGGCGATGAACTGACCCTAATGGGCCAGGCTGAAATCCTCTATGCCAAGACATCGAAAGAAAAATCCAGACTTAATACCATCTTCAAGAAGATTGGAAAGCTCAACTCCATAAGTAAAATTGGCAGAGGTAAGATGCCGTGCTTGATTTGCATGAATCACCGCACCAATGAGAGTATCAGCCTACCCTTTCAGTGCAAAGGTAGATTCAGCACCTGCAGTCCACTAGAGCTCCAGATGCAAGAGGGAGAACACACTATCCGCAACATCGTCGAGAAGACCCGTTTGCCAGTGAACGTCATAGTGCCCAACAGCCCACCTCGCAACCAGCACGATCTTCATCTCATCCGTGAAGGGCATCGCTACAAATTTGTCAACATTCAGACCAAGACTGTCGTTGTTTGCTGCGTTCTGCGTAGCAACAAGATCATTCCCATCCACTTTCCCCTTCACATGTCCATGCCCAAGCTGATCATCCCAGAGGGTCTGCTGCAGAGTGAATTGTGGTTGGAAACTATGGTGCATCGCTGGTTCACATTCTGCCAGGAACAGTTTGACATTGATGACTATTCCCGTGCTGTGCGGGATGTGCGAATTGATTGGAACGAAGATGGAAAGAGTCCCAAGAAGAGCAGTGGCAGTGGGAATGGCAGCAGCAATGGGTGCCCTGCTCACATGCATGTGCCTAGCTCTCTAACGTATTCCAGGGAGGAGCTGACCCAGTCCTTTCATAGACTGTCAGTGTGCGTTTATGGCAACAACCTACACGGTAACAGCGAGGTCAACTTACAGGGCTGCATGACACTTACTGGAGACTGGGCGCTTTTACCCACCGATGCCGCGCCAGTGGACACGGCTGACACGGAACATCTCTTTCCAGAGTTGTGGGAGAACGTAAGTCAGTCTGGCCTGCTGCGTTCAGATGTTCCATATGAGGAGCTGTGGTTAGATCACATGAGAGCACAAGGCCCCCGGCACTGTTTGAGTGACGGCATGAACAGCATCAATAATGCACCCAGTGCCACCGCAGTCCTTGCACTCCCAGCTAGTCATGTTGGCTCAATGTTCAACCCTGAAGTCTGTGTCCCGCCACCCCCAGTCCCACCAAAGTCTGAAGCT GTGAAGGAAGAATGCCGTCTTCTGAATGCCCCTCCCATTCCCCCACGCACCTCCAAACAAATGTCTTCAGCACTCCTAGTTCCAAAACTTCAAGAAGTCCGCTCTccaagccccactctctcctatTATTCATCAGGACTCCACAGCAT TGGAGGCGATGAGGCTGAAGTCAGCGAGCTGGAAGAGCGAAGCAGTGTGTGCTACCCCTGTGACTGGGTTAAGGCCAGTCCAAATCTGGAAAGCCACACAGTGTCTCCTGGAAGCACATCACGGATATCTTCCAGGCTTTCTTGGCCAAACTCCGTCTGTGGAGGGGACTCTGAAGGCACAGAAGAGTTTTTACCCATCCATTGTCGAAGTTACTACAGCTATCCTCGGAAAAGACCCCCCGGCACCCCTAAAACCTGCACTTCCAGCCTTTATGACTTTGATGGGAGGGAGCACACAAATCAAACTGCAGAGAACTTTAGGTCATGCAAGAGCTATATGAGTGAGTTTTGCACCAAATCCTCCAGTTTCAACCTAGAAATGTACCGAGAAAAGTCAGTTGAAGAATTGAATTCAAAACAAAGCCTGTCATGTCCAGTCTTACCACcaagaacactgaaatcaaaCGAGGGAAGCAAAGGTACAGATTTAGTGGCTATGGCAGACCAAGGTACAACACAGGAAACTGTTCTGTGTCCCTTCGGTGCCCAACACGAAGACTCTACAACAGAGAGCTTGTTTCCCTTCTCTGCCCACAATCCTCTCACTGCCTCAAGTGAACATTGGCAACCTCCCCTCaacctgtctggtctctctattGAAGAAGTGTCCAAGTGTTTAAGATTCATTGGCCTACCTGATGACATTCTGTCTTTGTTTGCCAAAGAAAAGATTGATGGCAGTCTACTTCTGCAGCTCACTGAGGAGATTTTGTCTGAAGACTTTAAGCTAAGCAAACTTCAAGTGAAGAAACttatgcagttcatcaatggtTGGAGACCGAagatatag
- the garem gene encoding GRB2-associated and regulator of MAPK protein 1 isoform X2: MASGESNEDTEVYNIRLSTGDELTLMGQAEILYAKTSKEKSRLNTIFKKIGKLNSISKIGRGKMPCLICMNHRTNESISLPFQCKGRFSTCSPLELQMQEGEHTIRNIVEKTRLPVNVIVPNSPPRNQHDLHLIREGHRYKFVNIQTKTVVVCCVLRSNKIIPIHFPLHMSMPKLIIPEGLLQSELWLETMVHRWFTFCQEQFDIDDYSRAVRDVRIDWNEDGKSPKKSSGSGNGSSNGCPAHMHVPSSLTYSREELTQSFHRLSVCVYGNNLHGNSEVNLQGCMTLTGDWALLPTDAAPVDTADTEHLFPELWENVSQSGLLRSDVPYEELWLDHMRAQGPRHCLSDGMNSINNAPSATAVLALPASHVGSMFNPEVCVPPPPVPPKSEAVKEECRLLNAPPIPPRTSKQMSSALLVPKLQEVRSPSPTLSYYSSGLHSIGGDEAEVSELEERSSVCYPCDWVKASPNLESHTVSPGSTSRISSRLSWPNSVCGGDSEGTEEFLPIHCRSYYSYPRKRPPGTPKTCTSSLYDFDGREHTNQTAENFRSCKSYMSEFCTKSSSFNLEMYREKSVEELNSKQSLSCPVLPPRTLKSNEGSKGTDLVAMADQGTTQETVLCPFGAQHEDSTTESLFPFSAHNPLTASSEHWQPPLNLSGLSIEEVSKCLRFIGLPDDILSLFAKEKIDGSLLLQLTEEILSEDFKLSKLQVKKLMQFINGWRPKI; the protein is encoded by the exons ATGGCTTCAGGGGAAAGCAATGAAGACACTGAGGTGTACAACATTAGATTAAGCACTGGCGATGAACTGACCCTAATGGGCCAGGCTGAAATCCTCTATGCCAAGACATCGAAAGAAAAATCCAGACTTAATACCATCTTCAAGAAGATTGGAAAGCTCAACTCCATAAGTAAAATTGGCAGAGGTAAGATGCCGTGCTTGATTTGCATGAATCACCGCACCAATGAGAGTATCAGCCTACCCTTTCAGTGCAAAGGTAGATTCAGCACCTGCAGTCCACTAGAGCTCCAGATGCAAGAGGGAGAACACACTATCCGCAACATCGTCGAGAAGACCCGTTTGCCAGTGAACGTCATAGTGCCCAACAGCCCACCTCGCAACCAGCACGATCTTCATCTCATCCGTGAAGGGCATCGCTACAAATTTGTCAACATTCAGACCAAGACTGTCGTTGTTTGCTGCGTTCTGCGTAGCAACAAGATCATTCCCATCCACTTTCCCCTTCACATGTCCATGCCCAAGCTGATCATCCCAGAGGGTCTGCTGCAGAGTGAATTGTGGTTGGAAACTATGGTGCATCGCTGGTTCACATTCTGCCAGGAACAGTTTGACATTGATGACTATTCCCGTGCTGTGCGGGATGTGCGAATTGATTGGAACGAAGATGGAAAGAGTCCCAAGAAGAGCAGTGGCAGTGGGAATGGCAGCAGCAATGGGTGCCCTGCTCACATGCATGTGCCTAGCTCTCTAACGTATTCCAGGGAGGAGCTGACCCAGTCCTTTCATAGACTGTCAGTGTGCGTTTATGGCAACAACCTACACGGTAACAGCGAGGTCAACTTACAGGGCTGCATGACACTTACTGGAGACTGGGCGCTTTTACCCACCGATGCCGCGCCAGTGGACACGGCTGACACGGAACATCTCTTTCCAGAGTTGTGGGAGAACGTAAGTCAGTCTGGCCTGCTGCGTTCAGATGTTCCATATGAGGAGCTGTGGTTAGATCACATGAGAGCACAAGGCCCCCGGCACTGTTTGAGTGACGGCATGAACAGCATCAATAATGCACCCAGTGCCACCGCAGTCCTTGCACTCCCAGCTAGTCATGTTGGCTCAATGTTCAACCCTGAAGTCTGTGTCCCGCCACCCCCAGTCCCACCAAAGTCTGAAGCT GTGAAGGAAGAATGCCGTCTTCTGAATGCCCCTCCCATTCCCCCACGCACCTCCAAACAAATGTCTTCAGCACTCCTAGTTCCAAAACTTCAAGAAGTCCGCTCTccaagccccactctctcctatTATTCATCAGGACTCCACAGCAT TGGAGGCGATGAGGCTGAAGTCAGCGAGCTGGAAGAGCGAAGCAGTGTGTGCTACCCCTGTGACTGGGTTAAGGCCAGTCCAAATCTGGAAAGCCACACAGTGTCTCCTGGAAGCACATCACGGATATCTTCCAGGCTTTCTTGGCCAAACTCCGTCTGTGGAGGGGACTCTGAAGGCACAGAAGAGTTTTTACCCATCCATTGTCGAAGTTACTACAGCTATCCTCGGAAAAGACCCCCCGGCACCCCTAAAACCTGCACTTCCAGCCTTTATGACTTTGATGGGAGGGAGCACACAAATCAAACTGCAGAGAACTTTAGGTCATGCAAGAGCTATATGAGTGAGTTTTGCACCAAATCCTCCAGTTTCAACCTAGAAATGTACCGAGAAAAGTCAGTTGAAGAATTGAATTCAAAACAAAGCCTGTCATGTCCAGTCTTACCACcaagaacactgaaatcaaaCGAGGGAAGCAAAGGTACAGATTTAGTGGCTATGGCAGACCAAGGTACAACACAGGAAACTGTTCTGTGTCCCTTCGGTGCCCAACACGAAGACTCTACAACAGAGAGCTTGTTTCCCTTCTCTGCCCACAATCCTCTCACTGCCTCAAGTGAACATTGGCAACCTCCCCTCaacctgtctggtctctctattGAAGAAGTGTCCAAGTGTTTAAGATTCATTGGCCTACCTGATGACATTCTGTCTTTGTTTGCCAAAGAAAAGATTGATGGCAGTCTACTTCTGCAGCTCACTGAGGAGATTTTGTCTGAAGACTTTAAGCTAAGCAAACTTCAAGTGAAGAAACttatgcagttcatcaatggtTGGAGACCGAagatatag
- the ncf2 gene encoding neutrophil cytosol factor 2 encodes MSFVDTLRQWDKAVALVTSGDLATALKVFLDIQDKNSKISFNIGCLHLINNDLAAAEKAFDCSIRKDEHLAIAFFQRGITFYKNGRFEESFADFQLAFKKLRGNQLIDYKPLGLRYKLFACEVLHNMALTHAHLGQWEKAQENLVSALNLRTESKLIHIDKALECILKQKLFQPVEVPKNVLFKPNQNYVAELEKKDYLGKAKVVSSIVFEDEFSGFAPLQPQLEDAPVAPKAPEVLRALEGVAHTVLFEFVPETSDELAVVPGNVVFVLQKGTDNWASVIFNERRGLVPYNYLERLERTLSPKQDPNGIEDQIPAPPRREPPSRPKREPASWAPENQTIDHPDSEAGVSQEDDECTVKVHFTYTFTVSVGRGASYATLVEKIASKLQLPVKSITLSYSPQKRAINQDTRMEDVWSQVKDGHLTLWCTLQEDMNEHTLLAAVHSFESSNPEDLTFYKGDTIILLGKVNEDWFEGQCKGKIGIFPAAFVKEAPLKSSQDE; translated from the exons ATGTCATTTGTGGATACTCTACGACAGTGGGACAAAGCAGTAGCTTTGGTAACCAGTGGGGACTTAGCAACCGCACTAAAGGTTTTTCTGGACATTCAGGATAAAAACTCAAAAATCTCATTTAACATTGGTTGTCTCCATTTGATCAACAATGACCTAGCCGCTGCTGAGAAG GCATTTGACTGTAGCATACGCAAGGATGAACATCTCGCCATTGCCTTCTTTCAAAGAGGAATAACATTCTACAAAAATGGCAG GTTTGAGGAGTCTTTTGCAGATTTCCAACTTGCCTTTAAGAAGCTAAGGGGGAACCAGCTCATCGATTACAAACCTCTTGGTCTTAGATACAAGTTATTTGCTTGTGAG GTTCTACACAACATGGCTCTGACGCATGCACATTTGGGCCAGTGGGAGAAAGCTCAAGAAAACCTTGTGAGTGCACTGAATCTCAGAACAGAATCCAAGCTCATCCACATTGACAAGGCTCTGGAATGCATACTG aAGCAGAAGCTTTTTCAGCCTGTTGAAGTTCCTAAGAATGTTCTCTTCAAACCTAACCAGAACTATGTTGCTGAGCTGGAAAAGAAGGACTATCTGGGCAAGGCCAAG GTTGTTTCCTCCATTGTGTTTGAGGACGAGTTTTCAGGATTTGCTCCATTGCAACCACAG TTGGAAGATGCTCCTGTTGCTCCAAAAGCACCAGAGGTTCTAAG AGCTCTGGAGGGAGTAGCCCACACTGTCCTGTTTGAGTTTGTACCTGAGACAAGTGATGAGCTAGCTGTGGTACCCGGCAACGTTGTATTTGTGCTGCAGAAAGGGACTGATAACTGGGCCTCGGTCATTTTCAATGAGAGA cGGGGACTAGTTCCCTACAATTACCTGGAGCGTCTTGAAAGGACCTTATCACCTAAACAAGACCCG AATGGTATTGAAGATCAAATCCCAGCACCTCCCAGACGGGAACCACCAAGCAGACCAAAACGAGAACCAG CTTCTTGGGCTCCAGAGAATCAGACTATAGATCACCCAGACTCTGAG GCTGGTGTGTCCCAGGAAGATGATGAGTGCACAGTGAAAGTGCACTTCACGTACACATTCACAGTCAGCGTAGGACGAGGCGCATCTTACGCCACACTTGTTGAAAAAATTGCAAGCAAACTGCAACTTCCTGTAAAATCCATAACCCTGAG ctattccccccaaaaaagggCAATTAATCAGGACACACGGATGGAAGATGTTTGGAGTCAAGTCAAGGATGGTCATCTCACCCTATGGTGCACCCTCCAGGAG GACATGAATGAACATACATTGCTGGCAGCTGTTCATTCTTTTGAATCCTCAAACCCCGAGGATCTTACTTTCTATAAAGGGGACACCATTATACTTCTTGGTAAAG TCAACGAAGACTGGTTTGAAGGGCAATGCAAAGGAAAGATTGGCATATTTCCAGCAGCCTTTGTGAAAGAAGCACCTCTGAAATCAAGTCAAGATGAGTAA
- the dph2 gene encoding 2-(3-amino-3-carboxypropyl)histidine synthase subunit 2: MTEAFSSNCELVLQQSVNVTSERNVHQENLVEVYQIDETCQFINSNLFTKVALQFPDELLVDSVAVAAEIERRTKSKLFILGDTSYGSCCVDEVAAEHVGADCIVHYGSACLSPSKRLPLMYVFDRRPLDLKKCASSFREFYTDRQSHVIVLYDVNYAHVIDNLLALLLLEYPNIVNSTLLVDGELCHGQGQIQKQTNDTSHLADNNAEIIYQFGRQMVLKNGLSIEDYSVFFIGHEGSTLTNFMMTWNKCSFCSFDPVTMSGRSESISINKALMKRFYAIERAKDAKVVGILVGTLGVANYLAIIEQLKETIHKAGKKSYMFAMGKLNVAKLANFMEIDIYVLIACPENSLLDSRDFYKPVVTPYEMEMACNKNREWTGQYVTDFSQLLPGGANHVPLPSPGELKDCDETDVSLITGALRTMHHPSYSSASSSVMLRNQTLTMANTTTAASFLVGRSWQGLEQKLGKTPVTKALEGKKGIAIAYEEDIDWVGQNAT; encoded by the exons ATGACTGAGGCATTCAGCAGCAACTGTGAGTTGGTTCTTCAACAGAGCGTGAATGTTACGTCAGAGAGAAACGTTCATCAGGAGAACCTTGTGGAGGTCTATCAGATTGACGAAACCTGTCAATTTATCAACAGTAACCTTTTTACCAAG GTGGCACTGCAGTTCCCAGATGAGCTCCTAGTGGATTCAGTTGCAGTTGCTGCAGAGATTGAGAGAAGAACCAAATCAAAGCTGTTCATACTGGGAGACACATCATATGGAAG TTGCTGTGTTGACGAAGTGGCAGCAGAACATGTAGGTGCAGACTGCATTGTGCACTACGGCAGTGCTTGCCTCAGTCCCTCCAAAAGGCTTCCATTGATGTACGTGTTTGATAGGAGACCATTGGACTTGAAGAAGTGTGCTTCATCCTTCAGAGAAttctacacagacagacagagtcatgTCATTGTTCTTTATGACGTTAACTATGCCCACGTCATAG ACAACCTTTTAGCACTCCTGTTGCTTGAGTATCCAAACATAGTGAACTCGACACTTCTTGTAGATGGTGAACTCTGCCATGGTCAAGGACAGATACAAAAGCAAACAAATGACACAAGTCACTTGGCTGACAACAATGCTGAAATTATTTATCAGTTTGGAAGGCAAATGGTCTTAAAAAATGGACTAAGCATAGAGGACTACAGTGTGTTCTTCATTGGGCACGAAGGTTCAACTTTAACAAATTTCATGATGACTTGGAACAAGTGCTCTTTTTGCTCATTCGACCCTGTAACAATGTCAGGGCGGTCAGAGTCCATCAGTATTAACAAGGCCTTGATGAAGCGATTCTATGCCATTGAGAGGGCTAAAGATGCGAAGGTCGTCGGGATTCTGGTTGGGACACTGGGCGTGGCAAACTACCTCGCAATCATTGAGCAGCTAAAAGAGACCATCCATAAGGCAGGGAAGAAGAGCTATATGTTTGCTATGGGAAAACTGAATGTGGCCAAATTGGCCAACTTCATGGAGATTGACATTTACGTTTTGATCGCCTGTCCGGAGAACTCGTTGCTGGACTCGCGTGATTTCTACAAGCCTGTAGTGACCCCTTATGAGATGGAGATGGCCTGCAACAAGAACAGGGAGTGGACGGGACAGTATGTCACAGACTTCAGTCAACTCCTTCCAG GTGGAGCAAATCATGTTCCATTGCCCAGTCCTGGAGAGCTGAAGGACTGCGATGAGACGGATGTGTCGCTCATTACTGGAGCTCTGCGCACCATGCATCACCCCTCCTACAGCTCTGCCTCGTCCTCCGTCATGCTGAGGAACCAGACGCTTACTATGGCGAACACTACCACAGCTG CCTCATTCCTGGTGGGTCGTAGCTGGCAGGGCTTGGAGCAGAAACTGGGAAAGACACCAGTGACGAAGGCACTGGAGGGGAAGAAAGGCATTGCAATCGCTTATGAAGAAGATATAGACTGGGTTGGCCAAAATGCAACATAA
- the mcur1 gene encoding mitochondrial calcium uniporter regulator 1 — protein sequence MSLKHRFGFNSRIYTKYALYSEHQRMCRKNTCITSPALPSKTFWTAAVASSRYDPAFNAYKQHWKVKVITRLTEHQCFPRIQFSRGMTTSINTLQYDLKTDMTKSGSRKLFFDTHAVVRLLEDNGFSPQQSEVIMKVLVRTTNSNMDTIYNDIVTKVQQEILLQRVMSQIASVKKDMIILEKSEFSTLLAENEKVKTELLHLKVQLSDMMNKIRLDNILNMHLEKSRIKEMKSEHEKRLLETQTNIMEMNAEQDRHLTQSNIKIDTEVAGLKTMLVSHKLDTIKYLAGSVFTCLTVVLGFYRLWM from the exons ATGTCACTGAAACACAGATTTGGGTTTAACTCGCGGATATACACAAAATATGCATTGTATTCGGAGCATCAACGCATGTGTAGAAAAAATACATGTATCACTTCACCTGCACTTCCATCCAAAACTTTCTGGACAGCTGCTGTAGCTAGCTCACGATATGATCCTGCCTTTAACGCCTACAAACAACACTGGAAGGTAAAAGTAATCACACGATTGACAGAACATCAGTGTTTCCCGAGGATCCAATTTTCAAGAG GAATGACCACATCGATCAATACTCTGCAGTATGATTTGAAAACCGACATGACAAAGTCTGGTAGCCGAAAACTATTTTTTGATACCCATGCAGTGGTTCGACTTCTTGAAGACAATG GCTTTAGCCCCCAGCAATCTGAGGTTATAATGAAAGTGCTGGTGAGGACAACAAACTCCAACATGGATACAATCTATAATGATATAGTTACCAAAGTGCAGCAG GAGATTCTGTTGCAGAGGGTGATGTCTCAAATTGCATCTGTAAAAAAAGACATGATTATTCTTGAGAAAAGTGAGTTTTCTACTTTGTTGGCAGAGAATGAG aaaGTTAAGACGGAACTATTGCATCTGAAAGTGCAATTGTCT GACATGATGAATAAAATACGATTAGACAACATCTTGAATATGCATTTGGAGAAGAGCAGAATAAAAGAAATG AAATCAGAGCATGAGAAAAGGCTTCTGGAGACACAAACTAATATCATGGAAATG AATGCAGAGCAAGATCGCCATTTGACTCAAAGCAACATCAAAATCGACACAGAAGTGGCAGGATTAAAAACCATGTTGGTATCTCACAAACTTGACACAATCAAATACCTTGCAG GTTCAGTTTTCACCTGTCTTACAGTGGTTCTTGGATTTTATCGACTTTGGATGTGA
- the rgs9bp gene encoding regulator of G-protein signaling 9-binding protein: MPLLNNKVGDDGTARTPDTLEEGKALVESLIKVVACYRHLASCVGGSTDELKLREELRQTREKAQNLSVANRQHLTARLRDKSLTPEERMEMELLWVAFSSSLELLYADMCKVCNMGNIFPLSKSNALVQTGIQGETAGVAARALSLPDLTDSKVPENVEEVEQSQLEEEISRVDLMIEDMELKVNVLRWTVEPRGPKYTDPVSSDSASLTMFSVDEEDPGHQRLCQPSQIFILLLLCGVAVVAAVLSVCVVYFS, translated from the exons ATGCctcttttaaacaacaaagtGGGTGATGATGGCACTGCCAGAACACCAGATACCTTGGAAGAAGGGAAAGCTCTTGTTGAGTCATTGATTAAG GTGGTGGCGTGTTATCGGCACCTGGCTTCATGTGTGGGCGGGAGCACAGACGAATTGAAACTGCGAGAAGAGTTGAGGCAAACGAGAGAGAAGGCCCAAAATCTCAGTGTGGCAAACCGTCAGCATCTCACAGCACGACTACGGGACAAAAGTCTGACCCCAGAGGAGCGAATGGAGATGGAGCTGTTATGGGTGGCTTTCTCCTCCAGTCTGGAACTCCTCTATGCTGACATGTGTAAAGTCTGTAACATGGGTAACATCTTTCCCCTATCCAAAAGCAATGCCTTAGTGCAGACTGGCATTCAAG GAGAGACCGCTGGGGTGGCAGCTCGGGCACTCAGTCTTCCAGACTTAACCGATTCCAAGGTCCCTGAgaacgtggaggaagtggaaCAAAGCCAGTTGGAGGAGGAGATATCCCGGGTGGACCTCATGATTGAGGACATGGAGCTGAAGGTCAACGTTCTTCGCTGGACGGTGGAGCCACGTGGACCAAAGTACACCGACCCAGTCAGCTCTGACAGCGCCTCGCTGACCATGTTCTCTGTAGATGAAGAGGATCCTGGCCACCAGCGCCTCTGCCAGCCCAGCCAGATCTTTATATTGTTGTTGCTGTGTGGTGTCGCTGTGGTAGCAGCCGTGTTGTCTGTCTGCGTGGTCTATTTCTCCTGA